A single genomic interval of Chitinophaga sp. 180180018-3 harbors:
- a CDS encoding HlyD family secretion protein codes for MQETTAPKKRSKGFIIVLAVLVLGGGAFGISKYIHGQHHEETDNAQIDANVSPVIPRVSGYVKEVRVKDNQQVKKGDTLVVLDDRDLALKVQQAENGLYTAQANLGAAEATTAAAEAGISTAQAQIGTIDAQIEAAKVNLWRASQDFERYNNLIKDHSITQQEFEQAQAAKQTAERQLDVLAKQKAAASRQTHVVTSQSGATSKQINIANASIKARETDVADAKLNQSYTVITAPEDGILSKIYVQPGQYVTAGQSLFSVVMSTAPWVVANFKETQLDKMKLGQKVTVHVDAYPGKGLEGKVTSFAPATGARFALLPPDNASGNFVKVVQRLPVKIEFDNPNDELVKQLRPGMNVLVDVHLN; via the coding sequence ATGCAGGAAACTACCGCTCCTAAGAAAAGAAGCAAAGGGTTCATCATTGTACTGGCTGTGCTGGTACTGGGTGGTGGGGCATTTGGTATCTCCAAATACATTCATGGTCAGCATCACGAAGAAACCGATAACGCGCAGATCGATGCTAATGTGAGCCCGGTTATACCCCGTGTTTCCGGTTATGTGAAAGAAGTTAGGGTAAAAGACAACCAGCAGGTAAAGAAAGGGGATACCCTTGTAGTGCTGGACGACAGAGACCTGGCCCTGAAAGTACAGCAGGCTGAAAACGGACTGTATACAGCACAGGCTAATCTCGGTGCAGCAGAAGCTACCACCGCAGCCGCAGAAGCCGGCATCAGCACTGCTCAGGCGCAGATCGGTACTATTGATGCACAGATCGAAGCAGCTAAAGTAAACCTCTGGAGAGCCAGCCAGGACTTTGAGCGCTATAATAACCTGATCAAAGATCATTCTATCACGCAGCAGGAATTTGAGCAGGCCCAGGCCGCCAAACAAACTGCTGAGCGTCAGCTCGACGTATTGGCTAAGCAAAAAGCAGCTGCCAGCCGTCAGACGCATGTGGTAACTTCCCAGAGTGGAGCTACTTCCAAACAAATCAATATCGCGAACGCTTCTATCAAAGCCCGCGAAACAGATGTGGCAGATGCAAAACTGAACCAGTCTTATACTGTGATCACTGCTCCGGAAGATGGCATATTGTCTAAAATCTATGTACAACCTGGTCAATATGTGACTGCCGGTCAATCACTCTTCAGCGTGGTAATGAGCACTGCTCCATGGGTGGTAGCCAACTTCAAGGAAACACAGCTGGATAAAATGAAACTTGGCCAGAAAGTAACTGTACATGTGGATGCTTATCCCGGAAAAGGACTGGAAGGAAAAGTAACCTCCTTCGCGCCGGCTACTGGTGCAAGATTTGCGCTGCTGCCTCCGGATAACGCTTCTGGTAACTTCGTAAAAGTGGTACAACGCTTACCGGTGAAAATCGAGTTCGACAACCCTAACGATGAACTGGTAAAACAGCTTCGTCCGGGTATGAACGTACTGGTAGACGTGCACCTGAACTAA
- a CDS encoding TolC family protein, with product MNSRSIYTRLYALASGILLTFFYQSASAQESVKPLSLNEAISLSIQNSKQLKVSQAKVDEATASLKTANERQLPDVSISGSYLRLTEPNIDLKLNMGSGGSGGSKPAMPKVNSAAYGMANVSVPIFSGMMIQSGKESARYLAQAARLDVDKDKEDVIQNTIAAYSNLYKAKEAVKLVQENIKQSDERVREFSNKEKNGLLARNDLLKAELQQSNYQLALMDAENNLKISNLNMDIMLGLPDNTAIQVDTTIFKTDSNVDSRGVAEFEQLAYQHRKDAASLNAREKAALAGVKGAKGEYFPSLAVTGGYVAAYIPNVLTITNAVMGGVGLKYNLSSLWKTGSKVSGAKAQLAQVQANEQKLVDGIHLDVNQSYENYLLSHKKMDTYIKAIEQAEENYRITKNKHDNNLATTTDLLDADVAKLQAHLNYAYAKADALVAYNKLLQAAGILESTNK from the coding sequence ATGAATTCTAGAAGCATATACACACGATTATATGCGCTTGCCTCGGGAATACTGCTGACTTTTTTCTATCAGTCAGCATCCGCACAGGAAAGTGTAAAACCGCTTTCGTTAAATGAAGCCATATCGCTGAGTATACAAAACAGCAAACAACTGAAAGTGAGCCAGGCAAAAGTAGATGAAGCCACAGCCTCACTGAAAACAGCTAACGAACGTCAGTTACCGGATGTAAGCATTTCAGGATCTTACCTCCGTCTTACAGAACCCAACATCGATCTGAAATTAAATATGGGCAGTGGAGGCAGCGGTGGTTCAAAACCTGCCATGCCTAAAGTTAACTCCGCAGCTTATGGAATGGCCAATGTTTCCGTTCCCATCTTTTCTGGTATGATGATCCAGAGCGGCAAAGAATCTGCCCGCTACCTGGCTCAGGCTGCCCGTCTGGATGTAGATAAAGATAAGGAAGATGTGATCCAGAACACCATTGCCGCTTACAGCAATTTGTATAAGGCTAAGGAAGCCGTGAAGCTTGTACAGGAGAATATCAAACAATCCGACGAAAGGGTGAGGGAGTTTTCCAACAAAGAAAAGAATGGTCTGCTGGCACGTAATGATCTCTTAAAGGCCGAGCTGCAGCAATCGAATTACCAGCTGGCCCTCATGGATGCAGAAAACAACCTGAAGATCTCCAACCTGAATATGGATATTATGCTGGGCTTACCGGATAATACTGCTATACAGGTAGATACTACCATCTTTAAAACAGATAGTAATGTAGATAGCAGGGGAGTAGCAGAGTTTGAACAGCTGGCTTACCAGCACCGTAAAGATGCAGCATCCCTGAATGCTAGAGAAAAAGCAGCTTTAGCCGGTGTGAAAGGTGCTAAAGGTGAATATTTCCCGTCTCTGGCAGTTACCGGTGGTTATGTAGCGGCTTACATTCCTAATGTGCTTACCATCACCAATGCTGTTATGGGAGGTGTAGGACTGAAATACAATCTCTCTTCCCTCTGGAAAACAGGTTCTAAAGTAAGTGGTGCAAAAGCACAACTGGCGCAGGTTCAGGCAAATGAACAAAAGCTGGTCGACGGTATCCACCTGGATGTGAACCAGTCGTACGAAAACTACCTGCTGAGTCACAAAAAAATGGACACTTACATAAAAGCAATAGAACAGGCAGAAGAAAATTACCGGATCACCAAGAACAAGCACGACAATAACCTGGCTACTACAACAGATCTGTTGGATGCTGATGTTGCCAAGCTGCAGGCGCACCTGAACTACGCGTATGCAAAAGCTGACGCACTGGTTGCTTACAATAAACTGTTACAGGCCGCTGGTATACTGGAGTCCACCAATAAATAA
- a CDS encoding TetR family transcriptional regulator has product MEEYSEKQLSILKVAERLFADQGFHGTSVRDIAQEADVNIAMISYYFGSKDKLLETIFKYRMEATRKFISELLENDTLEPLDKMNTLIDRFINKMMGERYFQCIMSREQLNSQASPVRDLIWALKAEMLGLMLPIVTNAQETGIFHKDVDVEMLMTTLFGTIHQVIPAQHRLRDSAQYRDMDEEQFREAVKLRLSTHLKKLFKAILTHEF; this is encoded by the coding sequence ATGGAAGAGTATAGTGAAAAACAGCTCTCAATTTTAAAGGTTGCGGAGCGGCTATTTGCCGATCAGGGCTTTCATGGCACATCGGTAAGAGATATAGCCCAGGAGGCGGATGTGAATATTGCCATGATCTCTTATTATTTCGGATCAAAGGACAAGCTGCTGGAAACTATCTTCAAATACAGAATGGAAGCGACACGTAAGTTTATCAGCGAGTTGTTGGAAAACGACACGCTGGAACCTCTGGATAAAATGAATACGCTGATTGATCGGTTCATTAACAAAATGATGGGAGAACGTTACTTCCAGTGCATCATGAGCCGGGAACAGCTGAATAGCCAGGCCAGTCCGGTGAGAGACCTGATCTGGGCACTGAAGGCGGAAATGCTTGGGCTGATGCTGCCTATCGTTACCAACGCTCAGGAAACGGGGATCTTTCATAAAGACGTGGACGTGGAAATGCTGATGACTACTTTATTCGGGACTATCCATCAGGTAATACCTGCTCAACATAGACTCAGAGACAGCGCCCAGTACAGAGATATGGACGAGGAGCAATTCCGGGAAGCTGTCAAACTCAGGTTAAGTACACATTTAAAAAAATTGTTCAAAGCAATCCTAACACATGAATTCTAG